A stretch of DNA from Alteromonas gilva:
CAATACAAGTGATTAGTTATTGGTAAACATAGGTCTACGCCGCTATACTAAGCGCCGCGTTTAAAAGCGAAGAATTGTAAAGAAAGAAATAAAGGACAAATAGTGACTCCTATTACAAAAACATTCCAGTATGGTCAACATACTGTAACTTTAGAAACGGGCGTAATCGCCCGTCAGGCAACTGCCGCAGTATTAGCCAGCATGGATGATACTTCAGTACTGGTCACCGTGGTTGGTAAAAAAGAAGCCAAGCCCGATCAGGACTTTTTCCCATTAACTGTAAACTATCAGGAAAAAACCTACGCAGCAGGTAAAATTCCGGGTGGTTTCTTTAAACGTGAAGGACGTCCGTCAGAAGGTGAAACACTGACTGCACGTCTTATCGACCGTCCAATTCGTCCATTGTTCCCAGAAGGGTTCAAAAACGAAATTCAGGTTGTTATCACGGTTGTTTCAGCTAACCCCGATATCCCCACTGATGTGATTTCAATGATTGGTACCTCAGCGGCACTGTCTATTTCAGGCATTCCGTTTAACGGCCCAATCGGCGCAGCACGCGTTGGTTATACCGATGGCGAATACATCCTGAATACGCGCACCAGCGAACAGGAAACCAGCGAGCTGGACTTGGTTGTTGCCGGTACCGAAGGTGCGGTATTAATGGTTGAGTCTGAAGCTGACATATTGTCAGAAGAAGTGATGCTGGGTGCCGTCATGTACGGTCACGAACAGCTACAAACCGTGATAAGTGCCGTTAACGAATTTGCTGCAGAAGTTGCGACCCCTAAGTGGGACTGGCAGCCGCCTGTAGAAAATACCTCGTTAAAAGATAAAGTTAAAGCGCTTGCCTTAGAAGGCATGACTGCTGCTTATCAAATCTCTGACAAGTTAGAGCGTAAAGACGCCGTGACTGCAGTGACTGAAAAAGCGGCCGCAGAGATTATTGCTGCAGACGAAGAGCAAGACGAGAAAGAAGTACTTGAGCTGTTACACGAACTGGAAAGTGACGTTGTTCGTTCACGTATTCTGGCTGGCGAGCCTCGTATTGATGGTCGTGATCCGACCATGGTTCGTGCTCTGAATGTTGCCACCGGCGTATTGCCACGTACTCATGGCTCTGCTGTATTCACCCGTGGTGAAACGCAGGCACTGGTTGTTGCAACCCTGGGTACTGAGCGTGATGCACAGATGATTGATGAGCTGGCCGGTCGTCGCGACAGCCGC
This window harbors:
- the pnp gene encoding polyribonucleotide nucleotidyltransferase, which produces MTPITKTFQYGQHTVTLETGVIARQATAAVLASMDDTSVLVTVVGKKEAKPDQDFFPLTVNYQEKTYAAGKIPGGFFKREGRPSEGETLTARLIDRPIRPLFPEGFKNEIQVVITVVSANPDIPTDVISMIGTSAALSISGIPFNGPIGAARVGYTDGEYILNTRTSEQETSELDLVVAGTEGAVLMVESEADILSEEVMLGAVMYGHEQLQTVISAVNEFAAEVATPKWDWQPPVENTSLKDKVKALALEGMTAAYQISDKLERKDAVTAVTEKAAAEIIAADEEQDEKEVLELLHELESDVVRSRILAGEPRIDGRDPTMVRALNVATGVLPRTHGSAVFTRGETQALVVATLGTERDAQMIDELAGRRDSRFMLHYNFPPYCVGETGMIGSPKRREIGHGRLAKRGIQAVMPSEEEFPYVVRVVSEITESNGSSSMASVCGTSLALMDAGVPIKASVAGIAMGLVKRDDNFVVLSDILGDEDHLGDMDFKVAGTTEGVTALQMDIKIEGITKEIMQIALKQAKEARLHILGVMDQALGGHREEMSEFAPRIYTLKIDQDKIRDVIGKGGAMIRAITEESDTNIEIEDDGTVKIFATERAKADIAIKKIEQVTAEIEVGKTYHGKVTRTVDFGAFVEVLPGKEGLVHISQIAHERVNKVTDYLTEGQMIDVKVMEIDRQNRVRLSIKELLEKPAKQESSDE